The following coding sequences are from one Gossypium hirsutum isolate 1008001.06 chromosome A12, Gossypium_hirsutum_v2.1, whole genome shotgun sequence window:
- the LOC107931931 gene encoding uncharacterized protein, whose protein sequence is MDRRLPRSPVLKSPLLSPKSPAIYEKYKSGCAWGLIHFFDFRQAHSHGKLISDKKRANRQAKCDGHAKNKTRFLTNEEKGQHIDDAVDNRNVAVNSRKPEVKNDVEEEMSVKHLTMKKRVICELQNQQVNPKLVGHAKKKSSRFRARGCKAAIEGYSQPSERNMAEKPSNNNLVSVTEASDNDVSTSNGGNHSCKNIGGKKHGHQTEINLQVEAFVNPKLTDGENLTINEVANRPNDFIEALEVLNSNKELFMKLLQDPNSLLVKHIQDLRDSQTENQPPQSSSTAKTSQCQPKGAEECEGSVDAEMVISKGSDMPQTSNATVVLKSGKQSYPDKISNWPSPPSSHSLRKKEKSVRQTFLSFEHMKKKLRHAMRVNKKEHRQMSLDDIRKSLHEFKQIKDDIKETSRRANESISSSKSYHDVGKMSEFFREVNRRDGIGQTENIVTGIGSKAASSTESCHRTSNMTQRYLNGKFHPSKHLSDMLNRGNEDLSRQQKLRTLMSLPPYDLLPRPAPVRDKEHRFASPQMRFSPYNNYSTVNGYKWRLQKEKKSSYLISPINTLGTQLVSDNKKPDNQLQNAKKSINGDLSPATKVIRTVYSVSDDFSHKGNETSVCPGKVMEEHHAVMWDECKSNALGVILEPNGVQKSDMTQRTEPNSPSGDRTSPWSIDVYSSSPSSIQRTENSDSAGDREEQPSPVSVLEQFFVEESVNSPSTVSLAAEPLVEPFCIDIEEHNATSLLESQLDLKSTAGTSKDKQGSLSESIRAVLQVSGLNWGELSGRWLLSDQMPDASLFNNVEVWPEKSYTDRRLLFGYISDVILEIYQCYFGCSPWISLLYPRLQPAMLSKNLVHEVLRHVDWQLLLELPQQTLQQLVEKDLHKSGMWMDNRLDMEEVFTELVDSILEDLVIDAAIRLQT, encoded by the exons ATGGATAGGAGATTGCCTAGGAGCCCAGTGCTTAAGAGCCCTTTGCTGTCACCTAAAAGCCCTGCAATCTATGAAAAGTACAAGTCAGGATGTGCCTGGGGGTTAATTCACTTCTTCGATTTTCGCCAAGCACATTCACATGGGAAGCTCATTTCCGATAAGAAGCGTGCTAACAGGCAGGCTAAAT GTGATGGTCATGCAAAGAATAAGACTAGATTTCTTACTAATGAGGAGAAGGGTCAACACATAGAT GATGCAGTTGATAACAGGAATGTTGCAGTAAATTCTAGGAAGCCAGAAGTTAAAAATGATGTAGAAGAAGAGATGTCTGTGAAGCATCTGACAATGAAGAAAAGAGTCATTTGTGAATTGCAAAATCAACAGGTTAACCCCAAACTTGTTGGCCATGCAAAGAAGAAATCCAGTCGCTTTCGTGCTCGTGGTTGTAAAGCAGCAATTGAGGGGTATAGCCAGCCTTCAGAGCGAAATATGGCTGAGAAACCTTCAAATAACAACTTAGTATCAGTGACAGAAGCATCTGATAATGATGTGAGTACTAGCAATGGAGGAAACCATAGCTGTAAAAACATTGGAGGTAAGAAGCATGGCCATCAGACGGAGATTAATCTTCAAGTTGAAGCTTTCGTAAATCCAAAGTTAACTGATGGGGAGAACCTTACTATAAATGAGGTAGCCAACCGACCTAATGATTTTATAGAAGCATTGGAGGTTTTAAATTCCAACAAGGAATTATTCATGAAACTCCTACAAGACCCAAATTCTCTGCTAGTGAAACATATTCAAGATTTAAGGGATTCTCAGACGGAGAATCAACCACCTCAATCTTCCTCCACCGCCAAAACATCACAGTGTCAGCCAAAAGGAGCAGAGGAGTGTGAAGGGTCAGTAGACGCTGAAATGGTCATTTCTAAGGGAAGTGATATGCCTCAGACTTCTAATGCCACAGTAGTCTTGAAATCAGGCAAACAAAGTTATCCTGATAAAATCAGTAATTGGCCGTCGCCACCGTCTAGTCATAGCTTGAGGAAAAAGGAGAAAAGTGTTAGGCAGACATTCTTGTCTTTTGAGCACATGAAAAAGAAGTTGCGGCACGCTATGAGGGTGAACAAAAAGGAGCATCGCCAGATGTCCCTAGATGATATTCGTAAATCCCTTCATGAATTCAAACAGATCAAAGATGATATTAAAGAAACGAGCAGGCGGGCAAATGAAAGCATTTCTTCTAGTAAAAGCTATCACGATGTTGGAAAAATGTCTGAATTTTTCCGTGAGGTCAACAGAAGAGATGGGATAGGCCAAACGGAGAACATTGTTACAGGCATTGGAAGCAAAGCTGCTTCATCCACAGAGAGCTGTCATAGAACCTCAAATATGACTCAAAGGTATCTCAATGGAAAATTTCATCCTAGTAAACACCTTTCAGATATGTTAAATAGAGGAAATGAAGATTTATCGAGACAACAGAAACTGAGGACTTTAATGTCATTGCCTCCGTATGACTTGTTGCCTAGACCTGCACCAGTAAGAGATAAGGAACATCGGTTTGCATCACCACAAATGAGATTTTCACCATACAACAACTATTCAACTGTTAATGGATACAAGTGGAGGCttcagaaagaaaagaaaagcagcTACTTAATTTCTCCCATTAATACTTTAGGCACGCAGCTGGTGTCTGATAACAAGAAGCCAGATAATCAACTGCAAAATGCAAAGAAGAGTATCAATGGTGATTTATCTCCTGCCACCAAAGTGATTCGAACTGTGTATTCTGTCAGTGATGATTTTAGTCACAAAG GTAATGAAACCTCTGTATGTCCTGGGAAAGTCATGGAAGAACATCATGCTGTCATGTGGGACGAATGCAAAAGTAACGCTTTAGGTGTCATTTTGGAACCAAATGGTGTGCAGAAATCTGACATGACCCAAAGAACCGAACCA AATTCACCATCAGGGGATCGAACATCGCCTTGGTCAATCGATGTTTATTCATCAAGCCCTTCAAGCATTCAAAGAACAGAAAATTCTGATAGCGCAGGTGATAGAGAAGAGCAGCCAAGTCCTGTATCTGTTCTTGAACAGTTCTTTGTCGAAGAGAGCGTTAACTCTCCTAGCACTGTATCTCTAGCAG CTGAACCACTGGTCGAACCATTTTGTATAGATATCGAAGAACACAATGCAACTTCGCTATTGGAATCCCAGTTGGATCTGAAGAGTACTGCAGGTACTTCCAAGGATAAGCAAGGATCTTTGTCTGAAAGCATAAGAGCAGTTCTCCAAGTTTCTGGTCTCAATTGGGGTGAGCTCTCTGGGAGATGGCTTTTGTCAGACCAAATGCCTGATGCATCCTTGTTCAATAATGTTGAAGTATGGCCTGAGAAGTCCTATACCGATCGTAGGCTGCTTTTTGGCTATATCAGTGATGTCATTTTGGAGATATATCAATGTTATTTTGGATGCTCCCCATGGATTTCGCTTCTCTATCCACGACTTCAACCGGCTATGTTATCAAAAAATCTGGTTCATGAAGTGTTGAGACATGTCGATTGGCAACTCCTCTTGGAGCTGCCCCAACAGACATTACAGCAACTTGTTGAAAAGGATTTGCACAAATCTGGAATGTGGATGGACAACCGACTCGATATGGAGGAAGTTTTCACAGAGTTAGTTGACAGCATTTTAGAGGATTTGGTAATTGATGCTGCTATTCGACTGCAAACCTAA
- the LOC107931944 gene encoding UDP-N-acetylmuramoyl-L-alanyl-D-glutamate--2,6-diaminopimelate ligase MurE homolog, chloroplastic, producing MAFSLLSLPKFLTPHPTYNSLKVHRHHRHRGVHFKHLRLPSLRRLPAIGPDGKYYPTPSDDDPPEAPEDSMHGVDKFQQIHRQAARARKLQEEDFNKHKSNYLSAIADVDEDELSKEKTGNDDGDDFFGEIDKAIAMKRQEMVKQGLLEQAPKKAEAIDELDPDEVVDLEEIDKLRGLTVASDSDEGENEDSDDEDSSKFDVGLSDSEGKERENDKFNLLDPSFDLDLDSFGKSKVRIVEPKFKMSLAELLDESKVVPVSVYGDIEVEITGIQHDSRLVSAGDLFVCCVGRQTDGHLYLSEADKRGAVAVVASKEIDIEDTLGCKALVIVEDTNSVLPALAASFYRHPSRNMAVIGITETNGKTTTSYLIKGMYEAMGLRTGMLSTVAYYIHGDNKLESPNTTPDAVLVQNLMAKMLHNGTEAVVMEASSHGLALGRCNEVDFDIAVFTNLTRDHLDFHGTEEEYRDAKAKLFAKMVDPERHRKVVNIDDPHAPFFVAQGNPEVPMVTFAMENKNADVHPLKFELSLFETQVLVNTPHGILEISSGLLGRHNIYNILASVAVGIAVGAPLEDIVRGIEEVDAVPGRCELIDEEQAFGVIVDYAHTPDALSRLLDSVRELGPKRIITVIGCPGESDRGKRPMMAKIATDKSEVTMLTSDNPKSEDPLDILDDMLAGVGWTMQDYLKYGENDYYPPLPNGHRLFLHDIRRVAVRCAVAMGEEGDMVVIAGKGHETYQIEGDKKEFFDDREECREALQYVDELHQAGIDTSEFPWRLPESH from the exons ATggctttctctcttctttctcttcCCAAATTTCTCACTCCTCACCCCACTTATAACTCTTTAAAAGTCCACCGCCACCACCGGCACCGCGGTGTCCATTTTAAGCATCTTCGTCTTCCTTCTCTCCGCCGCCTTCCGGCTATCGGCCCCGACGGGAAGTATTATCCGACTCCCTCCGACGATGACCCTCCCGAAGCTCCCGAGGATTCCATGCACGGCGTGGACAAGTTTCAGCAAATTCACCGCCAAGCTGCTCGTGCCCGCAAGCTCCAAGAAGAAGACTTCAACAAACACAAGTCAAATTACCTTTCTGCCATTGCTGACGTGGACGAAGACGAATTGAGTAAAGAGAAAACGGGAAACGACGACGGGGATGATTTTTTCGGTGAAATCGATAAAGCCATTGCCATGAAACGGCAAGAGATGGTCAAGCAAGGTTTGTTAGAACAAGCCCCTAAAAAGGCGGAAGCCATTGATGAGCTGGACCCTGATGAAGTCGTTGACTTGGAAGAAATTGACAAATTACGAGGTTTGACTGTTGCTTCTGATTCGGACGAGGGAGAAAATGAAGATTCAGATGATGAAGATTCTTCGAAATTCGATGTCGGTTTGAGTGACTCTGAAGGTAAAGAAAGAGagaatgataaatttaatttgttGGATCCATCATTTGATTTAGATTTAGATAGTTTTGGAAAGAGTAAGGTTAGAATTGTGGAACCTAAGTTTAAAATGAGTTTAGCTGAGCTTTTAGATGAAAGTAAAGTGGTGCCAGTTTCGGTTTACGGGGATATAGAGGTTGAGATAACAGGGATACAACATGATTCTAGGTTGGTTAGTGCTGGAGATTTGTTTGTTTGTTGTGTTGGGAGACAAACGGACGGGCATTTGTATTTGAGTGAAGCTGATAAGAGAGGAGCTGTTGCTGTTGTAGCGAGTAAAGAGATTGATATTGAGGATACCTTGGGATGCAAGGCATTGGTCATTGTTGAGGATACTAATTCGGTTTTGCCTGCATTAGCTGCATCGTTTTATAGGCACCCTTCAAGGAATATGGCTGTTATTGGGATCACTGAGACCAATGGCAAAACAACCACGTCTTATTTGATAAAAGGGATGTATGAGGCCATGGGTTTGAGGACTGGGATGCTAAGCACGGTTGCTTACTATATACATGGTGATAATAAGTTGGAATCGCCAAATACGACCCCTGATGCTGTTTTGGTTCAGAATTTGATGGCTAAGATGTTGCATAATGGAACTGAGGCTGTTGTTATGGAGGCTTCTTCCCATGGATTAGCTTTAGGGAGGTGTAATGAGGTTGATTTTGATATTGCAGTGTTCACCAATTTGACTAGGGATCATTTAGATTTTCATGGGACTGAGGAAGAGTATAGGGATGCTAAAGCAAAGTTGTTTGCAAAGATGGTGGACCCTGAGAGGCACAGGAAAGTTGTTAACATTGATGATCCTCATGCACCTTTTTTTGTTGCGCAAGGTAACCCTGAAGTTCCTATGGTGACATTTGCAATGGAGAATAAGAATGCAGATGTTCATCCCCTGAAGTTTGAGTTGTCACTATTTGAGACACAGGTCTTGGTTAATACACCTCATGGGATATTGGAGATTTCGTCAGGTTTGCTTGGAAGGCATAATATCTATAATATTCTTGCGTCTGTGGCTGTTGGGATTGCTGTTGGGGCACCCTTGGAGGACATTGTTAGAGGGATTGAAGAGGTTGATGCTGTTCCAGGCAGGTGTGAGTTAATAGACGAGGAGCAGGCATTTGGAGTCATTGTGGACTATGCTCACACACCTGATGCCTTATCTAGACTGCTTGATTCTGTAAGAGAGCTTGGACCAAAGAGGATTATTACTG TTATCGGTTGTCCTGGGGAGAGTGACCGGGGAAAGAGACCAATGATGGCAAAAATCGCAACAGATAAAAGTGAAGTGACAATGCTGACATCTGATAATCCGAAGAGTGAAGATCCAT TGGACATCTTGGATGACATGTTAGCTGGCGTGGGGTGGACAATGCAAGATTATTTGAAATATGGAGAAAATGATTACTATCCTCCTCTCCCAAATGGTCATCGGCTTTTTCTGCATGATATTAGGCGGGTAGCAGTACGTTGTGCTGTTGCTATGGGAGAAGAAGGCGATATGGTT GTGATTGCTGGCAAAGGCCATGAAACATATCAAATTGAAGGTGACAAAAAAGAGTTCTTTGATGACCGCGAGGAATGCCGGGAAGCATTGCAATATGTTGATGAACTCCATCAAGCAGGAATAGACACCAGCGAATTCCCATGGCG GTTACCAGAGAGTCATTAA
- the LOC107931920 gene encoding general transcription factor 3C polypeptide 3 isoform X2, giving the protein MSGSGNLPLDYEALAEKKRKALADMQGEGSSKKARKEDISEGIMDEIMQTLNCGRRRKSSKKRGRRKGRGNKLSPQIQRIVGDATVHYGNGRFKEAISVLKEGVQLEPKFPHLYHMLGLSYKALGDNKRAFQFYIIAGLLKPKDPDLWKLLFTWSIEQENVSLTCHCLSKAIMADPTDISLRYLQASLYDELGDYQKAAESFEQIQQISPDNVEALKSGAKLYQKCGQIERSFAILEGYLEGHQDEADLSVINLLVSMLMQNNAYERALRQIEQAHAIYYSGKELPINLKTKSGICHIHLGDIEKAEVFCSVLQSIAHDHADLVTEVADTFMTLGHVNSALKYYNMLENDDGIDDDHLHHKIAQCYMSTGEKVLAIKFLRKALERLENNIDARLNLASLLIEDSKEDEAISLLSPPQSFDLQNINKNSDASKSWWLNGKIKLKLCNIYRAKGMMEDFVNTILPLVQESLYIESLGIKIKVRRRLRDSELFERVKKVDDLQTDGVFCGSRPMVTAADRLKASRARKLLQKKAALKEEKKAAALAAGLDWHSDDANNESEEEHFREPPLVNLLKDEEQQDLIIDLCKALESLERYYEALDIIKLALKSGHNFFPVEKQQQLRSLGAQMAYYTMDSKHGFDCIKHIVQQHPYSITAWNCYYKVLPRSGKFYSRHCKFLRFFRSKHKDCIPPIVISGHQFTVLSHHQDAAREYLEAYKLLPENPLINLCIGTALINLTLGLRLQNKHQCVAQGLAFLYNNLRLCENSQEALYNIGRACHHVGLVTLAVSYYEKVLAMKEKDHPIPKLPNENWDHAVENHKKDGYCDLRREAAFNLHLIYKKCGSMDLARQVLKDHCTFD; this is encoded by the exons ATGTCGGGTTCCGGCAACCTTCCTCTTGATTATGAAGCTCTGGCGGAGAAGAAGCGCAAAGCACTTGCCGATATGCAGGG TGAAGGATCATCAAAGAAGGCTAGAAAAGAGGATATTTCGGAAGGGATTATGGATGAAATAATGCAAACTTTGAACTGTGGTCGTCGGAGAAAATCAAGCAAG AAACGAGGTAGGCGAAAGGGAAGAGGGAATAAACTGAGCCCCCAAATTCAGAGAATTGTTGGAGATGCTACAGTTCACTATGGAAATGGTCGTTTCAAAGAG GCCATATCTGTTCTGAAGGAAGGTGTTCAACTTGAACCAAAATTTCCTCATTTATATCATATGCTTGGGCTTTCTTATAAAGCCCTTGGTGATAATAAAAGAGCTTTTCAATTCTACATCATAGCTGGACTTCTTAAGCCAAAAGATCCTGATCTGTGGAAACTGCTTTTTACCTGGTCCAT AGAGCAAGAGAATGTTAGTCTGACCTGCCATTGCCTTTCTAAAGCAATAATGGCAGATCCTACAGATATTAGTTTAAGATATCTTCAAGCATCACTTTATGATGAGCTCGGTGATTACCAGAAAGCAGCTGAGTCATTTGAACAAATTCAGCAAATCTCTCCTGACAATGTTGAAGCATTGAAAAGTGGGGCTAAG TTATACCAAAAATGTGGTCAGATTGAACGATCTTTTGCTATTTTGGAGGGCTATCTTGAGGGTCATCAAGATGAGGCTGATTTGAGTGTTATTAATCTTCTTGTTTCTATGTTAATGCAAAATAATGCATATGAAAGGGCTCTTCGGCAAATTGAGCAAGCCCATGCTATCTACTATTCAGGAAAAGAACTGCCTATCAACTTGAAAACAAAATCAGGAATTTGCCACATTCACCTGGGAGATATAGAGAAAGCAGAG GTGTTCTGCAGTGTTTTGCAATCCATAGCACATGATCATGCTGACTTGGTTACTGAGGTTGCAGATACATTTATGACTCTTGGGCATGTTAACTCTGCATTGAAGTATTACAATATGTTGGAGAATGATGATGGAATTGATGAT GACCATTTACATCACAAAATTGCTCAGTGTTACATGTCCACGGGAGAAAAAGTGCTAGCAATTAAGTTCCTTCGAAAAG CTCTGGAACGACTAGAGAACAACATCGATGCCCGTTTAAATTTGGCTTCCCTGCTTATTGAAGATTCTAAAGAAGATGAAGCCATTTCTTTGCTTTCTCCTCCCCAAAGTTTTG ATTTACAGAATATTAACAAGAATTCTGATGCATCTAAATCGTGGTGGCTTAAtgggaaaataaaattgaagCTATGCAACATTTATAGAGCTAAAGGGATGATGGAGGATTTTGTCAATACTATTCTTCCATTGGTACAAGAGTCCCTTTATATCGAATCTCTTGGGATAAAG ATAAAAGTTAGGCGCCGCCTAAGAGATAGTGAACTATTTGAAAGAGTCAAAAAAGTTGATGATCTGCAAACTGATGGTGTATTTTGTGGGTCAAGACCAATGGTAACTGCAGCAGATAG GTTGAAAGCTTCCAGAGCAAGAAAGCTGCTACAAAAGAAAGCAGCTttgaaggaagaaaagaaagctGCTGCACTTGCTGCCGGACTTGATTGGCATAGTGATGATGCCAATAATGAATCTGAG GAAGAACATTTTAGAGAACCACCTCTGGTTAATCTTCTAAAAGATGAGGAGCAGCAAGACCTTATCATAGAC TTATGCAAGGCATTGGAATCTTTGGAAAGGTATTATGAAGCATTGGATATTATCAAACTTGCATTAAAATCAGGTCATAACTTTTTCCCTGTTGAGAAGCAGCAGCAGCTTCGATCACTTGGAGCAC AAATGGCATACTACACCATGGATTCCAAGCATGGGTTTGACTGCATAAAGCACATTGTTCAGCAGCACCCTTACAGTATTACTGCTTGGAACTGCTATTACAAAGTACTCCCAAG ATCGGGAAAATTTTATTCAAGGCATTGTAAGTTTTTACGTTTTTTCCGTAGCAAACACAAAGATTGCATACCACCTATTGTCATTTCTGGCCATCAGTTTACCGTGCTTAGTCATCACCAAGATGCTGCTCGAGAATACCTTGAAGCTTATAAGTTGTTGCCAGAGAATCCTTTAATTAATTTGTGTAttg GGACTGCATTGATCAATTTAACCCTTGGACTTAGACTCCAAAACAAGCATCAGTGTGTTGCACAAGGTTTAGCTTTCCTCTACAACAACCTTCGTCTTTGTGAGAACAGCCAG GAAGCACTGTATAACATCGGACGGGCATGTCATCATGTCGGACTAGTTACCCTGGCGGTTTCATACTATGAAAAGGTGTTAGCGATGAAGGAGAAGGATCATCCAATCCCAAAACTCCCCAATGAGAACTGGGATCATGCGGTGGAGAACCACAAAAAAGATGGGTATTGTGACCTTCGCAGGGAGGCAGCTTTCAATTTGCATTTAATCTACAAAAAATGTGGATCAATGGATCTTGCTCGCCAAGTCTTGAAAGATCATTGCACCTTTGATTGA
- the LOC107931920 gene encoding general transcription factor 3C polypeptide 3 isoform X1, protein MSGSGNLPLDYEALAEKKRKALADMQGSEGSSKKARKEDISEGIMDEIMQTLNCGRRRKSSKKRGRRKGRGNKLSPQIQRIVGDATVHYGNGRFKEAISVLKEGVQLEPKFPHLYHMLGLSYKALGDNKRAFQFYIIAGLLKPKDPDLWKLLFTWSIEQENVSLTCHCLSKAIMADPTDISLRYLQASLYDELGDYQKAAESFEQIQQISPDNVEALKSGAKLYQKCGQIERSFAILEGYLEGHQDEADLSVINLLVSMLMQNNAYERALRQIEQAHAIYYSGKELPINLKTKSGICHIHLGDIEKAEVFCSVLQSIAHDHADLVTEVADTFMTLGHVNSALKYYNMLENDDGIDDDHLHHKIAQCYMSTGEKVLAIKFLRKALERLENNIDARLNLASLLIEDSKEDEAISLLSPPQSFDLQNINKNSDASKSWWLNGKIKLKLCNIYRAKGMMEDFVNTILPLVQESLYIESLGIKIKVRRRLRDSELFERVKKVDDLQTDGVFCGSRPMVTAADRLKASRARKLLQKKAALKEEKKAAALAAGLDWHSDDANNESEEEHFREPPLVNLLKDEEQQDLIIDLCKALESLERYYEALDIIKLALKSGHNFFPVEKQQQLRSLGAQMAYYTMDSKHGFDCIKHIVQQHPYSITAWNCYYKVLPRSGKFYSRHCKFLRFFRSKHKDCIPPIVISGHQFTVLSHHQDAAREYLEAYKLLPENPLINLCIGTALINLTLGLRLQNKHQCVAQGLAFLYNNLRLCENSQEALYNIGRACHHVGLVTLAVSYYEKVLAMKEKDHPIPKLPNENWDHAVENHKKDGYCDLRREAAFNLHLIYKKCGSMDLARQVLKDHCTFD, encoded by the exons ATGTCGGGTTCCGGCAACCTTCCTCTTGATTATGAAGCTCTGGCGGAGAAGAAGCGCAAAGCACTTGCCGATATGCAGGG CAGTGAAGGATCATCAAAGAAGGCTAGAAAAGAGGATATTTCGGAAGGGATTATGGATGAAATAATGCAAACTTTGAACTGTGGTCGTCGGAGAAAATCAAGCAAG AAACGAGGTAGGCGAAAGGGAAGAGGGAATAAACTGAGCCCCCAAATTCAGAGAATTGTTGGAGATGCTACAGTTCACTATGGAAATGGTCGTTTCAAAGAG GCCATATCTGTTCTGAAGGAAGGTGTTCAACTTGAACCAAAATTTCCTCATTTATATCATATGCTTGGGCTTTCTTATAAAGCCCTTGGTGATAATAAAAGAGCTTTTCAATTCTACATCATAGCTGGACTTCTTAAGCCAAAAGATCCTGATCTGTGGAAACTGCTTTTTACCTGGTCCAT AGAGCAAGAGAATGTTAGTCTGACCTGCCATTGCCTTTCTAAAGCAATAATGGCAGATCCTACAGATATTAGTTTAAGATATCTTCAAGCATCACTTTATGATGAGCTCGGTGATTACCAGAAAGCAGCTGAGTCATTTGAACAAATTCAGCAAATCTCTCCTGACAATGTTGAAGCATTGAAAAGTGGGGCTAAG TTATACCAAAAATGTGGTCAGATTGAACGATCTTTTGCTATTTTGGAGGGCTATCTTGAGGGTCATCAAGATGAGGCTGATTTGAGTGTTATTAATCTTCTTGTTTCTATGTTAATGCAAAATAATGCATATGAAAGGGCTCTTCGGCAAATTGAGCAAGCCCATGCTATCTACTATTCAGGAAAAGAACTGCCTATCAACTTGAAAACAAAATCAGGAATTTGCCACATTCACCTGGGAGATATAGAGAAAGCAGAG GTGTTCTGCAGTGTTTTGCAATCCATAGCACATGATCATGCTGACTTGGTTACTGAGGTTGCAGATACATTTATGACTCTTGGGCATGTTAACTCTGCATTGAAGTATTACAATATGTTGGAGAATGATGATGGAATTGATGAT GACCATTTACATCACAAAATTGCTCAGTGTTACATGTCCACGGGAGAAAAAGTGCTAGCAATTAAGTTCCTTCGAAAAG CTCTGGAACGACTAGAGAACAACATCGATGCCCGTTTAAATTTGGCTTCCCTGCTTATTGAAGATTCTAAAGAAGATGAAGCCATTTCTTTGCTTTCTCCTCCCCAAAGTTTTG ATTTACAGAATATTAACAAGAATTCTGATGCATCTAAATCGTGGTGGCTTAAtgggaaaataaaattgaagCTATGCAACATTTATAGAGCTAAAGGGATGATGGAGGATTTTGTCAATACTATTCTTCCATTGGTACAAGAGTCCCTTTATATCGAATCTCTTGGGATAAAG ATAAAAGTTAGGCGCCGCCTAAGAGATAGTGAACTATTTGAAAGAGTCAAAAAAGTTGATGATCTGCAAACTGATGGTGTATTTTGTGGGTCAAGACCAATGGTAACTGCAGCAGATAG GTTGAAAGCTTCCAGAGCAAGAAAGCTGCTACAAAAGAAAGCAGCTttgaaggaagaaaagaaagctGCTGCACTTGCTGCCGGACTTGATTGGCATAGTGATGATGCCAATAATGAATCTGAG GAAGAACATTTTAGAGAACCACCTCTGGTTAATCTTCTAAAAGATGAGGAGCAGCAAGACCTTATCATAGAC TTATGCAAGGCATTGGAATCTTTGGAAAGGTATTATGAAGCATTGGATATTATCAAACTTGCATTAAAATCAGGTCATAACTTTTTCCCTGTTGAGAAGCAGCAGCAGCTTCGATCACTTGGAGCAC AAATGGCATACTACACCATGGATTCCAAGCATGGGTTTGACTGCATAAAGCACATTGTTCAGCAGCACCCTTACAGTATTACTGCTTGGAACTGCTATTACAAAGTACTCCCAAG ATCGGGAAAATTTTATTCAAGGCATTGTAAGTTTTTACGTTTTTTCCGTAGCAAACACAAAGATTGCATACCACCTATTGTCATTTCTGGCCATCAGTTTACCGTGCTTAGTCATCACCAAGATGCTGCTCGAGAATACCTTGAAGCTTATAAGTTGTTGCCAGAGAATCCTTTAATTAATTTGTGTAttg GGACTGCATTGATCAATTTAACCCTTGGACTTAGACTCCAAAACAAGCATCAGTGTGTTGCACAAGGTTTAGCTTTCCTCTACAACAACCTTCGTCTTTGTGAGAACAGCCAG GAAGCACTGTATAACATCGGACGGGCATGTCATCATGTCGGACTAGTTACCCTGGCGGTTTCATACTATGAAAAGGTGTTAGCGATGAAGGAGAAGGATCATCCAATCCCAAAACTCCCCAATGAGAACTGGGATCATGCGGTGGAGAACCACAAAAAAGATGGGTATTGTGACCTTCGCAGGGAGGCAGCTTTCAATTTGCATTTAATCTACAAAAAATGTGGATCAATGGATCTTGCTCGCCAAGTCTTGAAAGATCATTGCACCTTTGATTGA